The Pirellulales bacterium genome window below encodes:
- a CDS encoding cold shock domain-containing protein produces the protein MSQGTIKKLTDKGFGFIKGESGELFFHHSAVVNSDFDSLREGQEVEYTEGRGPKGPRAETVKVVS, from the coding sequence GTGTCGCAAGGTACGATCAAGAAGCTGACGGACAAAGGTTTTGGTTTCATCAAGGGTGAGAGCGGCGAGCTGTTCTTTCACCACTCGGCCGTCGTGAACAGCGACTTCGACAGCCTCCGCGAGGGGCAGGAAGTTGAGTACACCGAGGGTCGCGGTCCCAAGGGCCCGCGGGCTGAAACCGTGAAAGTGGTCTCGTAA
- a CDS encoding glycosyltransferase, with protein MNSRATIVLPIHNGERTLRATVDAVLSLAMGPGGGFQLVIVDDGSTDETYETACELAVRYPQVHVLRQPFQRGLGAALERVRRSLGVSEVIAHDGASAIDLEELATILRSEAAPARREAGESRGSRRFAAVTSLNARLQAAHRTVLGFRRLALEPGVEPRRRHAPAPLSLGANLLAAFTGSPATNP; from the coding sequence ATGAATTCCCGCGCGACGATCGTGCTCCCAATCCACAACGGCGAACGGACCCTGCGGGCGACGGTCGATGCGGTGTTGAGCCTGGCCATGGGGCCCGGGGGGGGATTCCAGTTGGTGATCGTCGACGACGGCTCGACCGACGAAACCTACGAAACGGCGTGCGAATTGGCCGTCCGCTACCCGCAAGTGCACGTGCTGCGGCAACCGTTCCAACGAGGTCTCGGCGCGGCGCTCGAGCGCGTGCGGAGGTCGTTGGGGGTGAGCGAAGTGATCGCTCACGACGGCGCCTCGGCGATCGATCTGGAGGAACTGGCGACGATCCTGCGAAGCGAAGCCGCCCCGGCTCGCCGGGAAGCGGGCGAGTCGCGCGGCTCGCGGCGGTTCGCCGCGGTGACCAGCCTGAACGCCCGGCTGCAAGCAGCCCATCGCACCGTCCTCGGCTTTCGCCGGCTGGCCCTGGAACCGGGCGTCGAACCGCGTCGACGCCACGCCCCGGCGCCCCTGTCGCTGGGCGCCAATTTGCTTGCAGCGTTCACCGGTTCGCCGGCGACGAATCCGTAG
- the hisI gene encoding phosphoribosyl-AMP cyclohydrolase — protein sequence MSRLPDFSDPDALLPVVAQDAATGAVLMVAFMNEAAWQATLATGEATYFSRSRGRLWKKGETSGHVQRVREALVDCDGDAILLKVEQFGGAACHEGYASCFFRRRAGERWETVGERLFDPAAVYGAKDSAAQ from the coding sequence ATGTCTCGCCTCCCCGACTTTTCTGACCCCGACGCCTTGCTGCCAGTCGTCGCCCAGGATGCCGCGACCGGGGCCGTGCTGATGGTCGCCTTCATGAACGAGGCCGCTTGGCAGGCGACTCTCGCCACGGGCGAGGCGACCTACTTTAGCCGCAGCCGGGGGCGGTTGTGGAAAAAGGGCGAGACCAGCGGCCATGTCCAACGGGTTCGCGAGGCGTTGGTCGATTGCGACGGCGACGCGATCCTGCTCAAGGTCGAGCAGTTCGGCGGGGCCGCCTGTCACGAAGGATACGCGAGCTGCTTCTTTCGCCGCCGCGCCGGCGAGCGATGGGAGACGGTCGGCGAGCGCCTGTTCGACCCCGCGGCCGTGTACGGGGCGAAGGACTCGGCCGCCCAGTAA
- a CDS encoding RidA family protein, which produces MSLESRIVELGLELPQLPAALGLYRPVLVVGNLAYLSGHGPLRADGTFVKGKAGVDFDVAAAKEGARLTALASLASLRTALGSLDRVRRLVKTMGLVNSAPEFVDHPAVINGFSEVMRDVLGEEAGLGARSAFGAAALPAGWVVEIESVFEIEA; this is translated from the coding sequence TTGAGTCTTGAATCGCGCATCGTTGAGCTTGGTCTGGAGCTGCCGCAGCTCCCCGCTGCGCTGGGTCTCTATCGCCCCGTGCTGGTCGTGGGAAATCTGGCCTACCTGTCGGGTCACGGACCGCTGCGGGCCGACGGCACGTTCGTCAAGGGGAAGGCGGGCGTCGACTTCGACGTCGCCGCGGCCAAGGAGGGGGCGCGGCTCACCGCGCTCGCCAGTCTCGCCTCGTTGCGAACCGCGCTGGGATCGCTTGATCGCGTCCGGCGATTGGTGAAGACGATGGGGCTGGTCAATTCCGCCCCCGAGTTCGTCGACCACCCGGCTGTGATCAACGGGTTCAGCGAAGTGATGCGCGACGTCCTGGGCGAGGAGGCCGGCCTCGGCGCTCGCAGCGCGTTCGGCGCCGCAGCCCTGCCGGCGGGCTGGGTCGTCGAAATCGAGTCGGTGTTTGAAATCGAGGCGTAA
- a CDS encoding DUF1080 domain-containing protein: protein MEYLPGVKWPEPPVVTPGSEPGAPPSDAVILFDGKDLSAWNGADNWKVVDDAAVAGKGDIYSKQSFGDCQLHIEWSAPTGVTRESQQRSNSGVFFGPYELQVLDSYQNKTYFDGQAGAIYKQQPPQVNVMRPPGEWNVYDVIWTAPRFNDDGSLASPAAITALHNGVLIQNHFQLKGDTPYARPPIYTPHDSRQPIKLQDHGDPVRFRNIWIRELKPIRGVQTEPPAKRIGDKIVPIDQMQ from the coding sequence ATGGAGTACCTCCCCGGCGTCAAATGGCCCGAGCCCCCGGTGGTGACCCCCGGCAGCGAGCCCGGGGCGCCCCCCTCGGACGCGGTGATTCTGTTCGACGGCAAGGACCTCTCTGCCTGGAACGGCGCCGACAACTGGAAGGTCGTCGACGATGCAGCGGTCGCCGGCAAGGGAGACATTTACTCGAAACAGTCGTTCGGCGATTGCCAACTCCATATCGAGTGGTCGGCCCCGACCGGCGTCACGCGCGAAAGCCAGCAGCGCAGCAACAGCGGGGTCTTCTTCGGCCCGTACGAGCTGCAAGTGCTCGACTCGTACCAGAACAAGACCTACTTCGACGGCCAAGCCGGAGCGATCTACAAACAGCAGCCCCCGCAGGTCAATGTGATGCGCCCCCCGGGCGAGTGGAACGTATACGACGTCATCTGGACGGCGCCGCGGTTCAACGACGACGGGTCGCTCGCCTCGCCGGCGGCGATCACGGCGTTGCACAACGGGGTGCTGATCCAGAATCACTTCCAGCTCAAGGGAGACACCCCCTACGCTCGGCCCCCGATCTACACGCCGCACGACAGCCGGCAGCCGATCAAGCTGCAGGACCACGGCGACCCGGTGCGGTTCCGGAACATCTGGATCCGCGAGCTGAAGCCGATCCGCGGCGTACAGACCGAGCCCCCCGCGAAGCGCATCGGCGACAAGATCGTGCCGATCGATCAGATGCAGTGA
- a CDS encoding cryptochrome/photolyase family protein, protein MSAPVVRRLCLVLGDQLDRRSAVLRDFDPRCDAVWMAEVAGEATHVWSHQARIAIFLAAMRHYRDWLRAQGFTVHYAQLDDRDNRGTLAAELAAAIERLRPERLVVVEPGEHRVRAALEAVARKAGLPLEIRPDEHFLATLDEFNAHADSRKRLRQEYFYRELRRKHAVLLDEGEPVGGAWNYDDQNRGSFGRTGPGAIEPPRSFAPDVVTADVLQLVRERFADHPGDLAAFDWPVTPEQATAALDDFIEHRLPMFGKCQDAMWTDEPWLYHARLSAALNLKLLDPRAAVAAAEAAYRRGDAPLSAAEGFVRQILGWREYVRGVYWRFMPEYLELNELGADRDLPRFYWTGQTEMNCLRQAIGQTLRLGYAHHIQRLMVTGLYALLAGIDPRQVHQWYLAVFVDAVEWVELPNTLGMSQYADGGIMASKPYAATGKYVQRMSDYCQRCRFNPASATGPDACPLTTLYWDFLARHESKLAANPRMGFQMNNLRRKSAEELRAIRTQAARVRDRLDEDRDGIGKR, encoded by the coding sequence ATGAGTGCGCCCGTCGTTCGCCGCCTTTGCCTGGTTCTGGGGGATCAGCTTGACCGCCGGTCGGCGGTGCTGCGCGACTTCGACCCGCGGTGCGACGCGGTGTGGATGGCCGAGGTCGCCGGCGAGGCGACCCACGTTTGGTCGCACCAGGCGCGAATCGCGATCTTTCTGGCCGCGATGCGACATTACCGCGACTGGCTGCGGGCGCAAGGCTTTACGGTTCATTACGCACAGCTCGATGACCGCGACAACCGCGGCACGCTCGCCGCGGAACTGGCCGCCGCGATCGAGCGACTGCGGCCTGAGCGGCTGGTCGTCGTCGAGCCGGGCGAGCACCGCGTCCGTGCGGCGCTCGAGGCGGTCGCCCGGAAGGCCGGACTCCCGCTCGAGATTCGCCCCGACGAGCACTTCTTGGCGACGCTCGACGAATTCAACGCCCACGCCGACTCGCGGAAGCGACTCCGACAGGAGTACTTCTACCGAGAGCTTCGCAGGAAGCACGCAGTGCTGCTTGACGAGGGCGAGCCGGTCGGCGGCGCCTGGAACTACGACGACCAGAACCGCGGTTCGTTCGGCCGGACCGGACCGGGCGCAATTGAGCCGCCGCGGTCGTTCGCCCCCGACGTTGTCACGGCCGACGTGCTGCAGTTGGTCCGCGAGCGATTCGCCGACCATCCTGGAGATCTCGCCGCGTTTGATTGGCCTGTGACCCCCGAACAAGCGACCGCGGCGCTCGACGATTTTATCGAGCATCGCCTGCCGATGTTCGGCAAGTGCCAAGACGCGATGTGGACCGACGAGCCGTGGCTCTATCACGCGCGGCTTAGTGCGGCGTTGAACCTGAAGCTTCTTGATCCCCGCGCCGCGGTCGCCGCGGCCGAGGCGGCTTATCGACGAGGCGATGCCCCGTTGTCAGCTGCAGAAGGGTTTGTTCGTCAGATCCTTGGCTGGCGCGAGTATGTGCGGGGAGTCTACTGGCGGTTCATGCCCGAGTACCTGGAGCTCAACGAACTGGGGGCCGACCGCGACTTGCCGCGGTTCTACTGGACCGGCCAAACGGAAATGAACTGCCTGCGGCAGGCGATCGGTCAGACGTTGCGGCTCGGCTACGCTCACCACATCCAGCGGTTGATGGTCACAGGGCTCTACGCGCTTCTGGCCGGGATCGATCCCCGGCAGGTTCACCAGTGGTATCTGGCTGTGTTCGTCGACGCGGTCGAGTGGGTCGAGCTGCCCAACACGCTGGGAATGAGCCAGTATGCCGACGGCGGGATCATGGCGAGCAAGCCGTACGCCGCGACCGGCAAGTACGTCCAGCGGATGAGCGACTACTGCCAGAGGTGTCGATTCAACCCGGCCAGCGCGACCGGCCCCGACGCGTGTCCGCTGACCACCCTGTACTGGGACTTTCTGGCGCGGCATGAGAGCAAGCTCGCCGCGAACCCGCGAATGGGATTTCAGATGAACAACCTCCGGCGAAAGAGCGCCGAAGAGCTTCGCGCGATCCGCACGCAAGCCGCACGGGTACGCGACCGCCTGGACGAGGATCGCGACGGGATCGGAAAACGCTGA
- a CDS encoding fatty acid desaturase, with protein sequence MGATTNFTAAELEHLDEKQTLPRLASVPLAAAGMLIADTTYVADRPWLAAIMALFTATMMFCWTSALHEAAHQTLWKSRFWSVLWGRLLGAFMFTPYTTYREAHIRHHAYLNSPRDWELWPYTDPDASLAFRRAFVWFDLLAGVIAGPIIYGRIYFSAKSPIKSPAIRQTIRWEYVGIVALWSVIWGVVACLGWWPRHARCVLLPMYLAALMQTGRKFTEHLGMASFDPLLGTRTVLPRKWLLRLSSFLNFDIFIHGPHHRHPRLVHTQLESKLDEYRGANPETTYPAYERYWKATLAMLPCLWRNPGCGVNAGAAPTDASLPADAEDFASDVVAEAGDV encoded by the coding sequence GTGGGCGCGACGACCAACTTCACCGCCGCTGAACTCGAGCACCTCGACGAGAAGCAAACCTTGCCGCGGCTTGCGTCGGTGCCGCTCGCGGCCGCAGGGATGCTGATCGCCGACACGACGTACGTGGCCGACCGGCCGTGGCTGGCGGCAATCATGGCGCTGTTCACCGCGACCATGATGTTCTGCTGGACGAGCGCCCTGCACGAAGCGGCGCATCAAACGCTGTGGAAGTCGCGGTTCTGGTCGGTGTTGTGGGGGCGGCTGTTGGGCGCTTTCATGTTCACCCCCTACACGACTTATCGCGAGGCCCACATCCGGCATCATGCTTATCTCAATTCGCCCCGCGATTGGGAATTGTGGCCCTACACGGACCCTGACGCGTCGCTGGCGTTTCGTCGGGCGTTCGTCTGGTTCGACTTGCTCGCCGGGGTAATCGCCGGGCCGATCATCTACGGCCGGATCTACTTCTCGGCGAAGTCGCCGATCAAATCCCCTGCAATCCGGCAGACGATCCGCTGGGAGTACGTCGGCATCGTCGCCTTGTGGAGCGTCATCTGGGGCGTCGTCGCCTGCCTGGGTTGGTGGCCGCGGCATGCACGGTGCGTGCTGTTGCCGATGTATCTGGCCGCGCTCATGCAGACCGGCCGCAAGTTCACCGAGCACCTGGGGATGGCCAGCTTCGACCCGCTGTTGGGGACGCGCACCGTGCTGCCGCGCAAGTGGCTGCTGCGACTCAGCTCGTTTCTGAACTTCGACATCTTCATCCACGGGCCGCACCATCGGCATCCGCGGCTTGTGCATACCCAGCTCGAATCGAAGCTGGACGAGTATCGCGGCGCGAACCCGGAGACGACCTATCCGGCGTACGAGCGGTACTGGAAGGCCACGCTCGCGATGCTGCCCTGCCTGTGGCGCAATCCAGGTTGCGGCGTGAACGCCGGGGCCGCGCCGACTGATGCGAGTCTGCCGGCCGACGCCGAAGATTTCGCCAGCGACGTCGTCGCGGAGGCGGGGGACGTTTGA
- a CDS encoding GNAT family N-acetyltransferase, whose product MPPASHETAGVHWETTLAEAETLDAQPELVANFNHFQRYSTSATELSWAVLRRSGQLVAAAPVVRLRRRSVTDLLQTAWRRRLGWLAPVLRKTTLLVDTAFLAFDPASPFLVAPEEDRRTAKQTIADFLCRQKKVDTVWIAEPPAEATWAAGGKFDQFHTLPMVAIDLAGSDSFDAYLATLSKKRRRNYRHESEAFAAVGATIEVVEGPLAARPELLAALVDCLRASEARSDLSVPFNDVLISPQAFAAQPQTALVARVGDRAVGFMSFLQAGDRWMQVHGGLDYGLSLEAYAYHNLIYAAVREAIARGCRAVTMGPLNNETKRRAGTDLSPIVASVWNRFPVDRIVARGWLFPRLAIYQGPLSDGSTAAAPRGV is encoded by the coding sequence ATGCCCCCCGCCTCCCACGAGACCGCCGGCGTGCATTGGGAGACGACGCTCGCCGAGGCGGAGACCCTCGACGCCCAGCCCGAGCTGGTCGCCAACTTCAACCACTTCCAACGCTACTCGACCTCGGCGACCGAGCTTTCCTGGGCCGTGCTGCGGCGGAGCGGACAACTGGTCGCCGCGGCGCCGGTCGTTCGCTTGCGGCGGCGCTCCGTCACCGACCTGCTGCAAACGGCGTGGCGGAGACGATTGGGGTGGCTTGCCCCGGTGCTGCGCAAAACGACGCTGCTGGTCGACACGGCGTTCTTGGCCTTCGACCCGGCGAGCCCTTTTCTCGTCGCTCCCGAGGAAGATCGCCGCACGGCGAAGCAGACCATCGCCGACTTTCTCTGCCGGCAGAAGAAGGTCGACACGGTCTGGATCGCCGAACCTCCCGCCGAGGCGACGTGGGCCGCCGGGGGCAAGTTCGACCAATTCCATACGCTGCCGATGGTCGCGATCGATCTGGCCGGGAGCGATTCGTTCGACGCCTATTTGGCGACGCTTTCCAAGAAACGCCGTCGCAACTATCGTCACGAGAGCGAGGCGTTCGCCGCGGTCGGCGCGACGATCGAGGTCGTCGAGGGGCCGCTCGCCGCTCGGCCCGAGCTGCTCGCCGCGCTCGTCGACTGCCTCCGCGCGAGCGAAGCCCGCAGCGATCTGAGCGTCCCCTTCAACGACGTGCTCATCAGCCCGCAGGCCTTCGCCGCCCAGCCGCAGACGGCGCTGGTGGCGCGCGTCGGAGACCGGGCGGTCGGATTCATGAGCTTTCTGCAGGCGGGCGACCGGTGGATGCAGGTCCACGGGGGGCTCGACTACGGCCTGTCGCTCGAAGCGTACGCGTACCACAACCTCATCTACGCCGCGGTGCGCGAGGCGATTGCCCGCGGCTGTCGAGCCGTCACGATGGGGCCCTTGAACAACGAGACCAAACGCCGCGCGGGGACCGATCTGTCGCCGATCGTGGCCAGCGTCTGGAATCGATTTCCGGTCGACCGGATCGTCGCCCGGGGGTGGCTGTTTCCTCGGCTGGCGATCTATCAGGGTCCGCTCAGCGACGGCTCGACCGCGGCCGCTCCGCGCGGCGTCTGA
- a CDS encoding SDR family oxidoreductase → MPLPTRAVLVTGASSGIGRATVKSLIESGRHVFAGVRSEAAAAELQAALGDALTPLVLDVTCAEQVKAAAERIEREVPHGLYGVVNNAGLGMPAPLELTDVEELAQLFDVNALGPLRVIQAMLPLLRRGGGRIVNITSMNGTTSLPMVGGYSATKFALEAMSAALRVELRPWGIPVSVIRPGQVRTPIFAKARASIAAAARRVPAELAPGYALPLTRTAKFNERGAKSRTAPDAVARVVLKALSARWPRAQYRVGWDALGLAIAQALLPTLLWDRALARTIGSLGKRPDEPLPGAPHREREPIVQTPRGAAAVEPSLSGP, encoded by the coding sequence ATGCCCTTGCCAACTCGCGCCGTCCTCGTGACCGGCGCCTCGTCCGGAATCGGCCGCGCGACCGTCAAGTCGCTCATCGAGTCCGGGCGCCATGTCTTCGCCGGGGTCCGCTCGGAAGCCGCTGCGGCCGAGTTGCAGGCGGCGCTGGGCGATGCGCTGACGCCGCTGGTGCTGGACGTGACCTGTGCCGAACAGGTCAAAGCGGCCGCCGAGCGGATCGAGCGCGAGGTTCCCCACGGTTTGTACGGCGTGGTCAACAACGCAGGCCTGGGCATGCCGGCGCCGCTGGAACTGACCGACGTCGAGGAGCTGGCGCAGTTGTTCGACGTCAACGCGCTGGGACCCCTGCGCGTGATCCAAGCGATGTTGCCCTTGTTGCGTCGCGGCGGGGGGCGGATCGTCAACATCACGAGCATGAACGGCACGACCAGTCTGCCGATGGTCGGCGGGTACTCGGCGACAAAATTCGCGCTCGAGGCGATGTCGGCGGCGCTGCGGGTCGAACTGCGGCCGTGGGGGATCCCGGTCTCGGTGATTCGCCCCGGGCAAGTTCGCACGCCGATCTTCGCCAAAGCCCGGGCGAGCATCGCCGCCGCGGCGCGGCGCGTCCCCGCGGAACTGGCGCCGGGGTACGCCTTGCCGCTGACGCGCACCGCCAAGTTCAACGAACGGGGCGCCAAGTCGCGCACCGCGCCCGACGCGGTCGCCCGGGTCGTGCTCAAGGCCCTCTCCGCACGCTGGCCGCGCGCTCAATACCGCGTGGGGTGGGACGCCCTCGGGCTGGCGATCGCCCAAGCCCTGTTGCCGACCCTGCTGTGGGATCGGGCGCTGGCGCGGACGATCGGCTCGCTGGGCAAACGGCCCGACGAGCCGCTGCCGGGGGCCCCGCACCGCGAGCGTGAACCCATCGTTCAGACGCCGCGCGGAGCGGCCGCGGTCGAGCCGTCGCTGAGCGGACCCTGA
- a CDS encoding helix-turn-helix domain-containing protein, which produces MRTTPAPLVMPDFGVAAFASRHAPGFEMPAESHEFDELVLVDAGRGAVESAGRTTRLAIDDVVRIPAGTVHRFVDDPESPLTLAITGLAPAVVATPTSVALAWSELIASWPTSVPLRFATAYDSGEYRRVFRALLLELGSERPARAALVHAHAIHLLVLLRRAVERRRGAGEDQRGFAASLAALEDRLLEPVRIGELAELADMSYRSYTEHFRRHMGMTVNQYVTRRRIEFASRRMRETHNVLGSALEAGFRDASHFYRIFKRQTGRTPQAFLQEYEQQLPNPAGRPRGD; this is translated from the coding sequence TTGCGAACGACGCCTGCCCCGCTGGTGATGCCCGACTTCGGCGTCGCGGCGTTCGCCAGTCGGCATGCGCCGGGGTTCGAGATGCCGGCCGAGTCGCACGAGTTCGACGAGCTGGTGCTGGTCGACGCGGGGCGCGGCGCCGTCGAGTCGGCCGGGCGGACGACGCGATTGGCGATTGACGACGTCGTGCGGATCCCCGCCGGGACGGTGCATCGGTTCGTCGACGATCCCGAGTCGCCGCTGACGCTTGCGATCACGGGGCTCGCCCCGGCGGTCGTCGCGACGCCGACGAGCGTCGCCCTGGCGTGGAGCGAACTGATTGCGTCCTGGCCGACGAGCGTGCCGCTGCGGTTCGCTACAGCTTACGATTCGGGTGAATACCGCCGCGTGTTTCGCGCGCTGTTGTTGGAGCTGGGAAGCGAGCGCCCTGCGCGGGCTGCGCTGGTGCACGCGCACGCGATTCACCTGCTCGTGCTGCTGCGGCGAGCGGTCGAACGGCGCCGCGGCGCGGGGGAGGACCAGCGCGGGTTCGCGGCCAGCCTCGCGGCGCTCGAGGATCGGCTCCTCGAACCGGTGCGGATCGGCGAACTCGCCGAGCTGGCCGACATGAGCTATCGCTCGTACACCGAGCACTTCCGCCGGCACATGGGGATGACGGTCAACCAGTACGTGACGCGGCGGCGGATCGAGTTCGCCTCGCGGCGGATGCGCGAGACGCACAACGTGCTCGGTTCGGCGCTCGAAGCGGGATTCCGCGACGCGAGCCACTTCTACCGTATCTTCAAACGCCAAACCGGCCGCACCCCGCAAGCGTTCCTGCAGGAGTACGAGCAGCAATTGCCGAACCCTGCGGGGCGTCCGCGAGGCGACTGA
- a CDS encoding 5-(carboxyamino)imidazole ribonucleotide synthase produces MADDSSSRILPGATLGVLGSGQLGRMFAMAATRLGYRVRVYAPEHDAPAADVCWRQSVGAFEDVAAVSEFAASVAVVTLEFENIAPIATETAGRHAPVRPSGFVLHTVQDRLREKRFLERIGVPCSPFAEATTTADLAAAIPAVGLPAVLKTAAWGYDGKGQSLVRSPEDAAAAHAVLGGQPCILEGFVDFQCELSMLVARSPAGEMASFGPVANDHADHILDVSTFPDPSLAPFAPAATEIATTIAHQLDAVGLLCVEFFLTRDGRLLVNEIAPRPHNSGHLTIDACRTSQFEQQVRAVCNLPLGSFEPLVGGASMANLLGDLWSPGEPDWPEVLADPQLRLHLYGKTSARPGRKMGHLTALAADADAARAAAIAGRRRLRVGR; encoded by the coding sequence GTGGCCGACGACTCTTCCAGCCGCATCCTTCCGGGCGCCACGCTCGGCGTGCTCGGCAGCGGGCAGTTGGGGCGAATGTTCGCCATGGCCGCCACGCGGCTCGGTTACCGCGTCCGCGTGTACGCCCCTGAGCACGACGCCCCGGCGGCCGACGTCTGCTGGCGGCAAAGCGTGGGGGCGTTCGAGGACGTCGCCGCGGTCAGCGAATTCGCGGCGAGCGTCGCGGTGGTCACCCTCGAGTTCGAGAACATCGCCCCGATCGCGACCGAGACCGCCGGCCGTCACGCCCCGGTGCGCCCCTCGGGGTTCGTGCTCCACACGGTACAGGACCGACTGCGCGAGAAACGATTCCTGGAGCGCATCGGCGTCCCCTGCTCGCCGTTCGCCGAGGCGACGACGACGGCGGACCTCGCGGCGGCGATTCCCGCCGTCGGGCTCCCTGCCGTGCTCAAGACGGCCGCGTGGGGCTACGACGGCAAAGGACAATCGCTGGTGCGATCGCCCGAGGATGCCGCCGCAGCCCACGCCGTGTTAGGGGGGCAGCCGTGCATCCTCGAGGGGTTCGTCGACTTCCAGTGCGAATTGTCGATGCTCGTGGCCCGCAGTCCGGCGGGGGAGATGGCTTCCTTCGGGCCCGTGGCCAACGATCATGCCGACCACATTCTCGACGTATCGACCTTCCCTGATCCGTCGCTGGCGCCGTTCGCCCCTGCGGCGACCGAAATCGCCACGACGATCGCGCATCAGCTCGACGCGGTCGGGCTGTTGTGCGTCGAGTTCTTTCTGACGCGCGACGGTCGGCTGCTGGTCAACGAAATCGCCCCCCGGCCGCACAACTCAGGGCATCTGACGATCGACGCCTGTCGCACGTCGCAGTTCGAGCAGCAAGTGCGAGCAGTGTGCAATTTGCCGCTCGGATCGTTCGAGCCGCTCGTGGGAGGCGCCTCGATGGCCAACCTGTTGGGCGACTTGTGGTCGCCGGGCGAGCCCGACTGGCCCGAAGTGCTGGCCGACCCGCAACTGCGACTCCACCTGTACGGCAAAACGAGCGCCCGCCCGGGCCGCAAAATGGGCCACCTGACCGCCCTGGCCGCCGATGCAGACGCCGCCCGTGCCGCAGCGATCGCGGGTCGCCGACGACTGCGAGTCGGTCGCTAG